Genomic segment of uncultured Desulfobacter sp.:
TTCCCGCTCTCTCGATATCTCAGGTAAGTTTTCTGATACTGTAATTGTGATCATTGAGGATATTACAGAAAGAAAAACAATGGAAAAAGAATTAGAAAAGTTAGCCACTACGGACCCCTTAACCGGAGCTAAAAACAGGAGATCTTTTCTAAATTTATTTAGAAAAGAAATGAAACGGTCTTTAAGATATAATTATAGTTTAGCACTGTTTATGATTGATATTGATCATTTTAAAAAAATAAATGACAATTTTGGTCATGACACAGGCGACAAAGTATTAAGGCAGCTTGTTGCCAAGAGCTTCAGCGTACTGAGAGAGTCCGATCTTTTTGGCAGATGGGGCGGAGAAGAATTTATTTTACTTCTTCCTGAAATTGATATTCACCAAGCATATTCTGCTGCTGAAAGATTGAGAGATGTATTGGCGAAAAGTGAACTCATGAGTAACGATGGTGTAAATATAAGGTTTACAGTCAGTATCGGCTTCACGATTTTGAGAAATAAAAATATTTCTATAGATGGTGCTATCAAAAAAGCTGATAAAGCATTGTATATGGCAAAAAAACAAGGACGGAATAGAGCCGTGTTCCTTGAAAGTAAAAGCGAGCAATAATGATATTATCAAACTCTTCCAATGATTTCAGAAAGGTGGGAAATGGCAGAAGCAAGGCTCGGTGTTCTTCATATAGATCATACCTGGCCTGCCCGATTGGAACGGGTTAGACTTTAGTTTGATTATATGATTACAAGCCATACCTATGACCAGATTATTTGAAAGGGATATACCCGGCATTGCGCCACCAATGCCCAGGGTGTACCCATTGGTGTGGATGAAAAAACTGTCCGGGGCTTGGAGCAGTTTCATGGTCGAGACCAAGCATGAGGTGTTCGGATTAACCCGGAATTGTGATCTGTTCCCGGGTGGATAACGGCCATGATTGTGGCGGGCCCTTTGCCCGCCCGTGCCAGATCAAGTCCGTCAGGACCGATAATGGCACTTAAGCCCGTATATTCAAGGCCGTTTTCTTCTCCGCTTAAATTGGCATAGACGACGGATACACCATTTTCCAGGGCCCGAGCCCGGGCCAGGGTTTTGGGCACTTCAACATAGGGCAGCATATTTGCCGTGGGGTTGAAGACTATTTTAACCTCCTGCCGGGCAAGGGCGCGAACAGACTCGGGAAATTCAATATCATAGCAGATGGTCATGCCGCAGCGGCAACCGTTGAGTTCAAATCTGTCAAACCGTTCTCCCGGTTTAAAGAATTCTTTTTCCTTGTCGCCGAATAGATAGACTTTTCGATGATGGCCTACGATACTGCCCGTTGCATCATGTCTTGATAGGACAATACTTTCAATTGGGGTTCCTTATCAGAGATTGATTACTTCAATAAATTGGTCCAGATTCTGTCATACAACCGGATTACGTCGGCATCACATGGCGGTACAAACTCCGGCTGGGCTGCGCCTGCAGGCGGGTTTAGTTCCCGGGCATTCTTAAATTTTTCATCCAGATAGGGGCCTGTACCTTCGACGCCTTCGGTGTAGCCTGCAAAGTTGGTTAATGCCGCAGCATTCTCAGGTTCCAGCAAGAAGTTCATAAACAGTTTTGCGTTTTCTATGTTTTCAGCGCCTTTGAGCACAACCAGGTTGTCGGCCCAGGCGGTCATGCCTTCTTTGGGATATGCATATTTCAAACTGGGTTTTTCCATCCTGGCCCTGAGCGCCATACCGTTCCAGAGCATGGATACGGCGGCATCACCAGATACGAGCATCTCCCTGGAGCCGTCCGATGTAATACTCAGCCAGTTTTTCCGGGCTTTGATCAAAAGATCGTTGATCTCTTTTTTCATGTTTTTGAAGTTGCTCAGCTGGTTGGGTTCTACTTTTTCCAGCAGCCCCTCTTTGACCAGGATGGCCACCATGTAATCGCCGGGTACGGCGACATCATAGCCGGTTGCGCCGGATTTCAGCTTGGCCAGCAGGGTTTCATTGCTGTCGTAAGTATCCTGGAGGACTTTTACGTCATATTTTTTGGAGAATTTATCCAGCAGTTCCTGGGGCATGTAATCGGACCAGTTAAACAGTTTCAGTTCGCCTGCGGCATGGGCGGATGTGATGCAGGAGAGGCCGATGATGGTTACTGCAACGGCTTGACTGAGCAGCTTCATGGATTTTCGTAAATAATTCATAATAGATTCCTTTCTTCTCTTATGTGGTTGGTTTAGTTTTTACTATTTGGGCGGTTAAGAAACCATGACACGGTTACAAGCAGTGTGGAGACCAGCAGTAACAATGTCGATATCGCGTTGATTTCAGGTGTAAACCCGATTCTTACAAGGCTGTAGATGGCCATGGGAAGCGTCGTTGCCCCGGGGCCCGCCACCATGTTGGCAACGATGAAGTCATCCAGGGAAACAATAAACGCCAGCATGAATCCTGAGATCAGCCCGGGCATGGCCATGGGCAGGGTGACATACCAGAAGGCCTGGCTGCGCGTGGCATAAAGATCAAAGGCCGCTTCATCAAACCGTTTGTTTATATCTTTCAGGCGTGTTGAGATGGGCAGGTAGGCAAAGGGGATACAAAACACAATATGTGCAATCAAAACCGTCCCCAATCCTAAGGTCATGTCAATGGCAATAAAAAAGATCAGGCTGGCAACGGCTGTAACAATTTCCGGGATGACCAGGGGCAGATTAAGGACCCCGATAACAATGCCCTGGCGTTTCAACGGCCGGCCTTTTAACAGCCCCATGGCGGCGGCCAGAGCAAAAGCCGTGGCAATGGTGGCTGCCAGAAAGGCGATAATCAGCGAGTGAAAGGTCGCGCTTTGAATGCTCGGGTTGTTAAAGGTCTTGATATACCAGTCAAAGGTAAATCCGCCCCAGGTGGTAATGGAGCGCAGGGAGTTAAACGAGTAGATACTGATCACAAGCAGGGGGGCGTATAATACAAACAGGCACAGCAGGGTAATGGTCCGTGCACCCGGGTAATGTCTGACATCAAGTTTCATCTGTTATTCTCCTGTTGCGTCACGATGTTTATTGCGGAAGGTGAAGATCAGCAGCACCAGCATCACCATGGTCAAAAGGATCATGGAGACGGCGGCGCCAAAGGGCCAGTTCCGGGAGCCCTGAAACTGAAGCGCGATGAGATTGCCGATCATTAACTGTTTGCCTCCGCCCAGCAGATCCGGCGCAATAAATGCCCCGATGGAAGGGATGAACACCAGCAGAGAGCCGGATATGATTCCGTTTTTTTACATTGGGAACCAGTACATGTTTCAGCGCCGCCCACCGGCTTGCATACAGATCGTGGGCCGCCGTCAACAAAGACATGTCAAACCGGGAGAGCGCCGAATATAGGGGAAGAACCATGAACGGCAGATAGGAATAGAAAAGGCCCAACGCCACGGAAAATGGGGTGTACGCCATCTTTATGGGGGCATCTATCAGGCCCAGATTGAGCAAAAACGCATTGACAGGTCCCTGGTCCCGGATAATAAACAGCATGGACACGGTTCTTATGAGCAGGTTTACCCAGTAGGGGATTGTCACAGCAAACAACCACAGGCTCTGGGTCTTCTCCGATCGCGTGGCAATGAAATAGGCTGTGGGAAATCCCATGATAAAACACAGCACCGTTGCCGTCAGGGCCTGGGTGAATGAGCGGAAGAATATTTCAAGGTAGGCGGTGCTGAATCGCAGTTTCAGTGTTAAAAAGTCTTCTTCAAATAAAAACTGGCGGTAGGCATCGGTGGAAAAGTTCCATACCACCCCGCCATAGGTGCCGGGCCTTAGAAATGAATAGACAGCCACAATGGCGATGGGGACGATCAAAAACAGGCCGATCATGGTCAACGACGGCGTCAGAAGGGCTTTTCTCAAGTGCCTGTCCGGGATATCTGAAAGTTTTTCCGGCATGGACTACCTCCTTAAAAGCCGCGTGGAGTTGGTATCAAACCCGATTGACACGCGATCGTTTTTTGCAAAAATATCGGCATGTTCTACGGTATTCTGCCGTCGTGTCAACAATTGCTGTCCCCAGGGCAGCTCAACCACGTATTGGGTGTCCGTTCCCATGTAGATGGCCTGCTTGATTTCTCCTTGGAGAAAACCGCCTGGGTCGCTTTCGCTAAAAGGCGTCAGGTGAATACGTTCGGGGCGAACCGATAAAATGCCTTTGGGGCCCATGAAGATTTTATGGTTATAGGGCACTTCAACGGTTTTGGCTGGCGTCGGGGTGCTTGTGGCGTCCGATGAAAAAGAGACCACCGCACTGTCTGTTTTTTGCTCTAATATGGACACCTCAAGAAAGTTTGTTTCTCCGATAAAATCGGCCACAAATCTATTGATGGGTTCTTCATAAATCTGGGTGGGTGTTCCGATCTGTTGCAAGCGTCCGGACGATATCACCGCGATCCTGTCGGACATGGTCAGTGCCTTTTCCTGGTCATGGGTGACGAATACAAATGTGATGCCCGTCTGTTCCTGGATTTTTTTGAGTTCCAGGCGCATGGACTGGCGCAGTTTCAGGTCCAGGGCGGACAAGGGTTCATCCAGCAGCAACAGTTTCGGCCTGGGTGCCAATGCCCTTGCCAGGGCCACCCGCTGCTGCTGGCCGCCGGACAACTGATGGGGTTTTCGATCTGCAAACTGGTCAAGCTGCACCATTTCCAGCATTTCATCTGCCCGGGACTCTCTCTGTTTTTTGTTGACCCCGCGCATCTTGAGCCCGAATTGAACGTTGGCATATAACCCGTAATTCATGGTAAATAATATAATCGAATAAAATTGAGGGGTATATACCCCCAACGGGTTATATAGAATGACTCATCGGAATGGAACGAGGGTGCCATGAAAAGAACAAAGAAATCAGTGTTCATGACCCGGCCCCAGGATAAAGCCCTGGCCTGGGCGATTAAGTCCCTGGACCACGTGGATTTTCCCCAGGCCCTCAGTCATTTTGTATCAAAGGTGGTCGAATTTGATAACCTGATTTTCATTGTCTACTACAAAAACCATAATCCCCGTGTTGTGTACCGGGAATATAAAGATCCCAGGGTATACCGCGACATGGATTCCCATTACGTGAAAGCGGCATATCTGCTTGATCCCTTTTACCAGGCCGCACAGGATGGGCTGCAAAGCGGTGTTCATCAGATTTTTGATCTTGCCCCCGACCAGTTTAAAAAAACCAGCTATTTTCTGGAATATTACCGGGATACGACCCTGGTGGATGAGTTTGCCGTTTTTGCCCGCCTTGGCCACAACACAACCCTGACCGCCTGTTTCGGGCGGGACCATACCTCCAATACATTATTTTCCAGGCAGGAATTGACGGCCGTAAAAAATTATGAACATATACTCACGGCCTTATGCGAGCAGTACTGGAAAGAGTATGTGCCCGAGGAAGGGGTGGGGGTGACCTTGCCCCCCGTGACGGACCGCCTGAGAACCGAACTGGTCAACCAGCATAATATCTCTTTGAGTCCAAGGCAGGCAGAGGTAGCATTATACATATTGCAGGGACACTCGTCTTTGTCGATTTCTTTGAATCTTGATATCAGCAAAGAGACCGTGAAGGTGTTTAGAAAGCAGCTTTATGCCAAATGCAACATCAGTTCCCAGGCGGAACTGTTCGCATTGCTGATGCCGATATTTTCCATGTTATGAGGTGGGATTGGCAACCAAAGACTAAACCCCGAACCGCTGGATGAGTGATTCCATGGTAACCCGTGTCAGCCAGCGAAGGAAAATCAGGGAATATTCGGCCCCGGACAGGACCATACCGGCCATGAACACCAGATGGGAAAAACCATAAAATGCAGGGCCGCCGATAACGGTGAACCAGGGATTGCCGGTTTTAAGAGAGATAATCCCCATTAAACCGACCATGGGCCATCCTAAAACATAGCTGAAGGCTATGGCAAACACA
This window contains:
- a CDS encoding ABC transporter ATP-binding protein; this encodes MNYGLYANVQFGLKMRGVNKKQRESRADEMLEMVQLDQFADRKPHQLSGGQQQRVALARALAPRPKLLLLDEPLSALDLKLRQSMRLELKKIQEQTGITFVFVTHDQEKALTMSDRIAVISSGRLQQIGTPTQIYEEPINRFVADFIGETNFLEVSILEQKTDSAVVSFSSDATSTPTPAKTVEVPYNHKIFMGPKGILSVRPERIHLTPFSESDPGGFLQGEIKQAIYMGTDTQYVVELPWGQQLLTRRQNTVEHADIFAKNDRVSIGFDTNSTRLLRR
- a CDS encoding extracellular solute-binding protein — translated: MNYLRKSMKLLSQAVAVTIIGLSCITSAHAAGELKLFNWSDYMPQELLDKFSKKYDVKVLQDTYDSNETLLAKLKSGATGYDVAVPGDYMVAILVKEGLLEKVEPNQLSNFKNMKKEINDLLIKARKNWLSITSDGSREMLVSGDAAVSMLWNGMALRARMEKPSLKYAYPKEGMTAWADNLVVLKGAENIENAKLFMNFLLEPENAAALTNFAGYTEGVEGTGPYLDEKFKNARELNPPAGAAQPEFVPPCDADVIRLYDRIWTNLLK
- a CDS encoding ABC transporter permease, coding for MKLDVRHYPGARTITLLCLFVLYAPLLVISIYSFNSLRSITTWGGFTFDWYIKTFNNPSIQSATFHSLIIAFLAATIATAFALAAAMGLLKGRPLKRQGIVIGVLNLPLVIPEIVTAVASLIFFIAIDMTLGLGTVLIAHIVFCIPFAYLPISTRLKDINKRFDEAAFDLYATRSQAFWYVTLPMAMPGLISGFMLAFIVSLDDFIVANMVAGPGATTLPMAIYSLVRIGFTPEINAISTLLLLVSTLLVTVSWFLNRPNSKN
- a CDS encoding ABC transporter permease, translated to MPEKLSDIPDRHLRKALLTPSLTMIGLFLIVPIAIVAVYSFLRPGTYGGVVWNFSTDAYRQFLFEEDFLTLKLRFSTAYLEIFFRSFTQALTATVLCFIMGFPTAYFIATRSEKTQSLWLFAVTIPYWVNLLIRTVSMLFIIRDQGPVNAFLLNLGLIDAPIKMAYTPFSVALGLFYSYLPFMVLPLYSALSRFDMSLLTAAHDLYASRWAALKHVLVPNVKKRNHIRLSAGVHPFHRGIYCAGSAGRRQTVNDRQSHRASVSGLPELALWRRRLHDPFDHGDAGAADLHLPQ
- a CDS encoding helix-turn-helix transcriptional regulator, whose amino-acid sequence is MKRTKKSVFMTRPQDKALAWAIKSLDHVDFPQALSHFVSKVVEFDNLIFIVYYKNHNPRVVYREYKDPRVYRDMDSHYVKAAYLLDPFYQAAQDGLQSGVHQIFDLAPDQFKKTSYFLEYYRDTTLVDEFAVFARLGHNTTLTACFGRDHTSNTLFSRQELTAVKNYEHILTALCEQYWKEYVPEEGVGVTLPPVTDRLRTELVNQHNISLSPRQAEVALYILQGHSSLSISLNLDISKETVKVFRKQLYAKCNISSQAELFALLMPIFSML
- a CDS encoding nitrilase-related carbon-nitrogen hydrolase, whose amino-acid sequence is MESIVLSRHDATGSIVGHHRKVYLFGDKEKEFFKPGERFDRFELNGCRCGMTICYDIEFPESVRALARQEVKIVFNPTANMLPYVEVPKTLARARALENGVSVVYANLSGEENGLEYTGLSAIIGPDGLDLARAGKGPATIMAVIHPGTDHNSGLIRTPHAWSRP